In the genome of Halictus rubicundus isolate RS-2024b chromosome 9, iyHalRubi1_principal, whole genome shotgun sequence, one region contains:
- the LOC143357213 gene encoding motile sperm domain-containing protein 2, which yields MMEVRAELITELSERFFKKLKEQSPPDPAFHAADIARVEKKSWLKRFLEHNDCNVDEALNMLWETCIWRKKFGANDLTEDVLRKEYLEDGLCSIHGKDRDGKAMFVIKCKLYTKKGKDYEELQKIVVYWFERLERYTNGDQISLFFDMAETGISNLDMNFIEYMTGLCKNYYPNFLNYIIIFEMPWILEAAFKVIKSWLPPKAIPKIKFVQKSNIQEYVNQSDILVSWGGTNDYTFKFIPEVHNSIDATMNGKLDNKKVHFAEGSPLVEQSPSNFGEQGNEEEMLSVEPKTIAFYRTGNETAGTITLRNTTSDKPLFYKVKITSPEKFRVRSSSGVILPLTKRVVSVVLQPGYNLRSLVHNDRFLVVCIPLKDANTSAQEIAAIWKSEIKPEEHRLGCCDGDADINDKQKPHSILSSGMSENRTMDTLFHNVAQLKESNAKLRSDVSFLKYSLLFSIIVTIVMAMLVVYILRIDIKNGTVDDEDCRIPHI from the exons ATGATGGAAGTAAGGGCGGAATTAATTACAGAACTGAGtgaaagattttttaaaaaattgaaggaacaGAGCCCGCCCGATCCCG CATTCCATGCTGCCGACATTGCCAGAGTAGAGAAGAAATCTTGGTTGAAAAGATTTTTGGAACACAATGACTGCAATGTGGACGAAGCACTTAACATGTTATGGGAGACCTGCATCTGGAGAAAAAAGTTTGGTGCGAATg ACCTTACAGAAGATGTGTTGAGGAAAGAATATTTAGAGGATGGACTGTGTTCCATTCATGGCAAAGACAGAGATGGCAAAGCAATGTTTGTTATTAAATGTAAATTGTACACTAAAAAAGGTAAAGATTACGAAGAATTACAAAAGATTGTAGTGTACTGGTTCGAGAGATTAGAAAG ATATACCAATGGCGATCAAATATCACTTTTTTTTGATATGGCAGAGACTGGCATCTCGAATTTGGATATGAACTTTATTGAATACATGACTGGCCTTTGTAAAAACTATTATCCGAATTTTCTAAACTATATCATCATATTCGAGATGCCATGGATATTGGAGGCTGCTTTCAAAGTGATAAAATCGTGGCTACCACCGAAAGCAATTCCAAAAATTAAGTTCGTTCAAAAGAGTAATATTCAAGAGTATGTAAATCAGAGTGACATACTTGTCTCTTGGGGTGGTACTAACGATTATACCTTCAAATTTATACCGGAAGTACACAATAGTATAGATGCTACAATGAATGGTAAACTTGACAACAAAAAG GTACATTTTGCAGAGGGTTCTCCATTGGTGGAGCAATCGCCAAGTAATTTTGGCGAACAGGGAAACGAAGAGGAGA TGTTGTCCGTCGAGCCAAAAACAATCGCGTTCTATAGAACAGGAAATGAAACAGCTGGAACAATCACGCTTAGGAATACAACATCGGACAAGCCGTTGTTTTACAAG GTAAAAATCACGTCCCCCGAAAAGTTCAGGGTCCGATCGAGTTCAGGAGTGATATTGCCTCTAACGAAGCGGGTTGTTTCCGTTGTGTTACAACCCGGATATAATTTACGTAGTCTTGTGCACAATGATAGATTCTTAGTCGTGTGCATTCCGTTGAAAGATGCGAACACATCTGCTCAAGAAATAGCTGCAATTTGGAAG AGTGAAATAAAGCCAGAGGAGCATAGATTAGGATGCTGCGATGGAGACGCTGATATTAACGATAAACAAAAACCCCATTCTATACTGTCATCCGGAATGTCTGAAAACAGAACGATGGACACACTTTTTCATAAT GTAGCGCAATTGAAAGAAAGTAACGCAAAACTTCGAAGTGACGTCAGTTTCTTAAAATACTCActattattttctataatagTGACTATTGTAATGGCAATG